The Raphanus sativus cultivar WK10039 chromosome 2, ASM80110v3, whole genome shotgun sequence DNA segment atataagaaaactataaaaccctaaaacattaaaataattatcaaaacccttaattaaataaataatatatttggaaatattccaaatatttatctgcatcaaTAATGCatgcatttttaaaaagataaaaaaaaaaaaattcacaaataCTATACTCAAAGATAAGGTCATCCACAGACTACACTTTTTTTAAGGAATTAGTTTGCGTCATCTTATAGGTTCGGAATACTatcaattaaacaaaaatatatatttttcgatAAAAAGAAATGCGACTACATTCAACCGAATAAACATACGTACATGCAAAGTAAGATAAAAGAAATGAAATGAAGGCTGAATTTGGAAGGATTAGCGCATGAGATCCAAATAAGTGTATAGAGATTTACAAAAGCGCAAGATCTAATCTAAACAAATTTGCATGATCTAGCTagaatataatttgataaacagcaaatcaataaaataaaaagtatacatCGTACGCAcatcccaaaattttaataaatgtaacAAAAATTACAAAGAGTCACGTACATGCATGTGCgtaaaaattataacaaaactaactaaaatatctattatatcatctgctataaattaattaatacgACATTGCATTGTCCATCCACCTAAGCATGAACTGGAATTAGTCCCCTTCTTTgcttagtaatttttttttaaaatcagcTTGGGTGCATGTATCGTCTTTAATTTGCCATTACGTCTTGATTATAACTTAAATCCCCAAAAGAACGTAGTATAGCACCGTTACAGGCAAAGCAACCAGCATTCCGAATATAACCCtgcaaaacaatatatatatatagagttaaATTACAGAATGAAACATTTTAATAGTTTTGGGaatataatatatcttataACTTGACGAGCAAAAAGAGTTTTGAAATGAAGtttgtgaaaatatttttctaaaagaaGGTATTGATCATCATAAATAAATGTTTAGACTTTAGAGCAACTTTAGTtagagaaggagagaaaaaCAACTTACGCAGTGCTGAGAATATCAGGATGGACGTTATATTCCTTGGCGAAAACAAAAGGAACAATTCCTTGAGGAAGAGCAGCcttcacaaatatatatattttttcttaataagtaTATATGAAACTATTGAAAGAATGTCAAATTCACTACTATTAATTGTAATTTGtaagtaaatttaaatatataaaattaatgattaaCCTGAACGATAGCGATATGGAGGAGATTGCCTCGAAGACCAATTGCAATTGAGGTTGCTGCGATCACGGCTGGTCCGGTCAAGAACCTTACGGCCATCGCGAAGACTGCCACTGATTTTCCGCATGCTATTATCTTTGGTTGCAATGCCATAAATAGACCTGTATATCAACAACTATAATTAGTTAGCATAAAAACCCATATACGTCTCTTAACATTACGAAGAAAACTTCATACCAAGACTAAACATAGCCATGCCAAGACCAGCATCAGATAGTATCGCAATCGATCCACTCACTATGGTCGGCATCTTTATATTCCATCTGTCCCATAAAATCAACATCGAGGAAACAACGTATATATTATGTAAAGCCTTTTTCTCAGaaacaacatatatattatgtaaaacgGGAGGGACCAAAATAATGcgcataaattttaaaaaattttaaaaataaactatgaGTACtgttatttctaaaatttggaCTTACTTGTAGGAGACAAGGGACCAAGCAAGGCCAAAGAGACTAGAGTAAGTGTTAGGGTTTCGAATGAGTTTTCTCCAAACCATTATCAGTATTAATCTCGTCATCACGCTCGCCGGCGGCATCTGCTGTTTCCTTGGACCGCCGGGACCACCGTCTTCCACGTCACTACCTTTCTTCCCATTATAAGGTGACGAATTTACCCCCGACTTTCCCTCGTTATTACCGTCTTGGTCCGTCTCCACTTGCCCTTTTCTTCCCGGTGTCATGTTCTCTATCAGACTATGCATCGCTGTCATCATTAAGTTTTTGAGAATTAATAtctaactaatatattttcctaGATTATGATTGTTTACAATCGACGAAAATACGAACttatatatgactaatatagTTCAGTTTGATATTGAAAACATTCAATGAACTAATCCAATCAGAATAGCAATTCGTGAAAATgatttagaaacaaaaaaaaaagaacgagtCTAGCTCCAAAAAagttcattataattttttttgttttgcttttgtttataaaatgattttcttaaaaagaaatCGAATAAATCATAGTTTATACACAAAATGTTGAAATTGTAACCaaaggaaccaaaaaaaaaaatcaacgtTAATTtgctttttcttatttttgataaaaaaattaaagatataaAACGGGGAAACTAAAACCAAGAATGGGACTACACAATTCTACTAAACGTAAAAAGAATGAGTGGAAGATTAACCAACCTTTGTAAGCTAGGTTGTCTTGAGGAGGAAGGGAAGCTTTTGGGTCGGTGGATAAATCGGTGGAGGCACCTCTGGTCATAGCGTTCCTGGCGTTGGCTTCGGACACCGGAGAAGCACTCGAACTCCACACGAACATGTTCATTTCCTTGTTCTGTCCTCCTCCTGCTCCGCCAcaactttcctttttctttactCCACTTGCTCCGCTCGTTGACCCCGTGAACATCGGGTTCGGTGGTGGGTACGATGGAACTGAGCCacatgtttaaatattacattcTCATGCATACAAAAAGAACATCACAAGAAAAACAAATGATACTTTTCTGTAAATACTATAATTTCCTATCATATTTTGTTTcgttactaatatttttttttaaataccataAATCTTAGGTTTATGATGAGTTTCTAATAGTTTTCTGACCCCAAAGACAAAAAGCATACCATTATTGTTGTTATATAATTCACCACTAATGCTTTTCCCTCCTCTTGCTCCTTTCTTGGTCTTCAAAACTTCCTCATCAAAATTCGACGTTCTTGGCGTCACTCCTTTAGACGACTGAAGGGAGTAAACATCTCCACCCGGACCTGATCCAGCGCCGCCGTAGCTATTGGTGTAGCCGTGACGAGGGCTCGGAGCTTTGCTTGCGTTAAACATAGCGTAAAAATCTGTCTGGTTAAAGCTCGAAGCTCTCGGCGTCGGCCCTCGAGAAGATTGAACGGAGTAAATCTCCACACCGGTGAGATTTGAAGCTCGCGGCGTTATCATGGAGGAGTTAACTCCTCCAACGTGAGATTTATTGAACGATGAGATCATAGATGAGGCCGCGCTTGATCTTCGGACAACCACGTGGAGCTTCCCGTCGTCACCTATCTCCGCATCAGtctaattattaaattaaaaacacatatttAGTTAATGTGAAGTAC contains these protein-coding regions:
- the LOC108834243 gene encoding auxin efflux carrier component 2, with protein sequence MITGKDMYDVLAAMVPLYVAMMLAYGSVRWWGIFTPSQCSGINRFVAVFAVPLLSFHFISSNDPYAMNYHFLAADSLQKIVILSALFLWQAFSRRGSLEWMITLFSLSTLPNTLVMGIPLLRAMYGDFSGNLMVQVVVLQSIIWYTLMLFLFEFRGAKLLISDQFPETAGSITSFRVDSDVVSLNGREPLQTDAEIGDDGKLHVVVRRSSAASSMISSFNKSHVGGVNSSMITPRASNLTGVEIYSVQSSRGPTPRASSFNQTDFYAMFNASKAPSPRHGYTNSYGGAGSGPGGDVYSLQSSKGVTPRTSNFDEEVLKTKKGARGGKSISGELYNNNNVPSYPPPNPMFTGSTSGASGVKKKESCGGAGGGQNKEMNMFVWSSSASPVSEANARNAMTRGASTDLSTDPKASLPPQDNLAYKAMHSLIENMTPGRKGQVETDQDGNNEGKSGVNSSPYNGKKGSDVEDGGPGGPRKQQMPPASVMTRLILIMVWRKLIRNPNTYSSLFGLAWSLVSYKWNIKMPTIVSGSIAILSDAGLGMAMFSLGLFMALQPKIIACGKSVAVFAMAVRFLTGPAVIAATSIAIGLRGNLLHIAIVQAALPQGIVPFVFAKEYNVHPDILSTAVIFGMLVALPVTVLYYVLLGI